DNA from Triticum aestivum cultivar Chinese Spring chromosome 7D, IWGSC CS RefSeq v2.1, whole genome shotgun sequence:
AGGAAGATTTGCAAATAGAATTACTTACAAGCATCTCACTGACGACAACTTGGTAACGAGACTTCTTACGGAACAAGGAATCCATAAATACAAATTGACAGTTTTGTAGGTCGACAACAAATAAAAACCAGTGCTTACAATGGCATATAGGAAAGAATAGCTGCAACAGAAAAAATATTTGTAAGAAAAATTCATATATTACACAAATATAAGAGACGAGAACTAGGACAAAGAGCAATAAGAAAATATCATACCAGTTCACATGCATCAATTTCCTTTGCTAGACTTGCACCTTTAAAAGTATTTTGTATGAGTTTAAACTGATCTTTGTTATGGTATTTTAGAATGTTTTCCTGCAAAATATATAAGAATCAGCAGCCAAACCATAACAAAACAGATTTCGGCATGTATATATGTGAAAACAGATGGAGCTTCAAATGAAGAAAATAATTACCCCAATATAAGAGAAGAAGTAATGTTTTTTAGAAACTGATGGATGGCAATCATCAAACAATTTCCGGCAGAAAACAGAAATCAGAAAGTTGTTGACATGACCCCCTGGCATCAATGACTGACCAAGAGAGAGGTAGGAGCAGCGGACTTTGCGATATATAATGGCAGTCATGCTGCTCACATAAAGATAGAATATAAATGTCAATACGATGCAGCTAAGTATTTCTTTTGCATAATGCATAATCAGAAGAAAAATAATTGAGCTATAGAAATGAAACAGGAAAGTGCATATATACCACTGATATCTTTCACTCCGTGCAAGTCTGCAGAACACCGCATAATATCTCCTCTCAAGCGCAGAGACTGGAAATCGATTTGTTTCAGGAACAGGAGGATTGGACGGGAGAAGAACTCTCCTCGGATCATGGGGTGGTTTCTTTCTTCTAGAAGAACTAGTGCTAACCTTGATTACATACTGAACTTTGGATGCGGGGGTATAATCGGAAGAGCGATTGTCATGAGGATTTGCAGAACTGATAATGCTATTAGAAGCATTATCGTCTTTATTACACAATTGACTGCAACTCACGTTGGACTTCCTTTCATCAGTAATCTGTTCATCTGAAGAATCATTAGACTGCGACAGAAAAATATTAATATGGTTAACATGATGGTGTCATATCATGATCAGCAGAGGGAAAGCAACACAGCTCAGAGATTTTTTTTAAGCAAATAAAATGACTTACAAGTTTTGCTTCCACAGTTGTGTCAGCAGCAGAAACAGGAACAGTGAAACGTCTGCTCGTATTAATCACACTTTTTTTACCGGAGGGATTAGCATGTGATTGCTGAGAGCGATCCAGAGTAACTATGACATTGTGATTCTGCACACCAGGAAAAAAATTAGATCTCAAGTGGAATGGAAAATGAAGCTGACAAACCTAGCTTCTAAATAAACTGGAGGTAAACATTCGGACTCATCGGCATCACAGAACTGGAAGAATAGAGAGTGGAGACAATTTTTAATACCAAGACCTAGATTACCTAGTAGAAGTGGACAACCTTACAGAAGTTGCATATATACTATAAAGCAGTAAATTAATTAGGACTACTTTTACTGAACAGACGGAAAATAAAGCAGCCAGAAAGAAACACATTTAATACAGGAGATGCACAAACAAAGCTTCTTAACATAAAAGTGACAGATAGGTTCATAAAACTGAACCTTTCTGGCTAATAAATTATACAATATAGACTAACCTTATCAGTAATACTCTGGCTGGGCATCACAGAACAAACTGGATAGATATCATCCATTTCATGGTGAACATCAGAAAGAGGTCTGTGGACATTGACCATTTTCTCAGCAGGTTCTTTCAAATTGGCATTGGGGAGGAAGAAGGGAGCTTCAGCAGCAGCATCTGGTTGCTGAATGTCAGTGTTGTCCAATACCTTAATTAAGTTAAGCATGTATAATACCAATTATCAGTGAGTAGAGTGATGCAAGGAATTAACAATAAAAGCCAAAAGTGCATCTGAATAAGTTTTACCAGGCTCCTGCCATGATGGAGTAGGCAGGCGAGGAGCTCGTCAGAGTTAGCCGCCGTCCTGAGAGCGACGGCCGCCGCCTGCATCCTGCTGCATGCGTCGCCGGGGCTGGAGACGGATGTCAGGCGGAGACACTCCATGGGGAAAAGGTGGACGCTCCGTATACCGATCGCAGATATGCTGGCTAGCTAGCTTAACTAATCTGTAAgcatcctggtacatctttgttcGCTGCCATGCTGCTTGCTAATTAAGGCTGACGTGCTGCCTGTCAGGCATCACATCCTGTTGCCACCATGACAACATGGATACGCAGGCGGAGCAAGTCTGAACCGGCGAACATGCTTACTGCGGACAAGCTGTGGATCTTCACATAGTGACGACATGATGTAGTAAGGTAGGACGCACATGTTGGAGATTTCTCTCATCGTTTCCATGTACGCACACATAATGACGACATGGAGCTGATGCTATTTCTGCTTCGTTCCACCTTCCTCCCTTTTCTAATAGGAGTACCTGGTCCAGCTGATAAGATATCGCGTAGCTCGAATCGCCGGCAACGTCCGCTACCAACCGCCAACTTCCCCCCGCTGGTCGACTACCGGAGGACGCCGCGCGCCCGCGAACCGACTAGAGGCAGTCGACGGCCGTCGCTGCTCCTCTTCACCGCCGCCCAGCCCGTTCCAGATCCATGAgtggcgccgccgcccagcccgcgACTGTTTAGGAGATCCAGCAGGGAAGCGGCGGCGCCATGGGGGCTGTGGGGAGCTCGGTGACCGTCGGTCAAGGGCGAGGAAGGGGAGGAGCAGCGGCGGCGCCATGGAGGGAGAGAGGGCGGGGGCACGGCGTCCGTCTGTATGCGGAGGAGGCCTGGCGCATGGGGCAAGGGGAATTTGGTGGAAGGATCAACTCGTCAAaagtgagagagggagagaaaaaCTGACAGAGAGAATTTCAGATTGTTTGTCACTGCTAATTGTTGCTGCAGCTGGCTCACAATTTTCTTTTTTCGAGAataacttccgatctattcatcaactatcAAGATGGTACAAAGAACACTGAAGTAAAAAATACATCTAGATCTATAGACTCACAAATTGACACTAGATTGAACAATGTTTTATGTACACAACTACAATAGAAACAAACAACTTGTTGTGAAAGAATAGAAAAAAATCAACTTGAGCCGTCAGACTAGAGATATATGGCTCAACTTAGTTTTTAAAAGAGTAAAATTCATCGGTTGTCACTAAACTTGTCGTGTACGCTCATTTTAATTACTGTACTTAAGAATAGAATTGATACGACACTATATACGTGTTAAGGTGATTATACAGTCATTGTCACATCGTATAGCTCTATTTTGTTTAGTTGATCGGTCAAACAGTCCTCATcagctcactctctctctctcttttaactATGCGGGTTCCACCTGTCGCGAACTCGAAGCTAAGGCCTCACGCAGGCACCCTCCGTGGGCTAGCCATTAGAGTAAACATAGTATAAACAACGATTTATGTTTACTTACTGAGCTACATCTTTTTTATTATCTACTTGTTCAACGCACTAGGTAACCTTTCGATTCACACGAACAGTTCTTTATTTTTTGGCAAAAGTGAATTTCCATGTCCACATAAATTCAGGCCTGCCCAGTGCCGTTTTTCTACGGACCCACAAAGTGTGGTTAATGGTATGTTTGTTTTTTTAGGATAATGTCATGTTTGATTTATTACGATTTCTTCTGGGTGTTTTTCTTCTGGTTTTCTTCTGTTTCTTTTGGATTTTTCTCTTTGTATTTTTGTAATAAAATATATGTACACATGATATTTTAACATTCTATTAAAACATGACAagtattttttaatacatgatgaacatgCTTTAGGCACAAGATGAAGAGTTTTTATGcacggtgaacattttttaaatacgacaaacatttttcaacatagaATGAATGTTTTTTAAATGCATTATGTACATTTTAAAATATATGATATTTTTTTAATATGCGATGAACACCATATTTAAATATATGGTAATTTATTTGAATATATGATCACCATATTTTGCAGATACCATATGAACATTTTTTTGCATGTATGTGCATATGTAATGTTTTAATAATTTTTTACCCTGTTTATCAAAATAGAATAATTAGGGTGGTACTGGCCATCATGTCATGAACACTTTCCCTTACGTCTGAGACATTAGACGTCATATAGATGTTGAATCGGCAACGAAGTGTGGTACCATCTAAACTAGGAAGCATCGAGTGCCAAATTCTTGAACAAATAAAAGACTGGTTCAATATAGAGAACGGATATTTGGCTCTCGACCTCCATGGTGgccttaaaaaaaatcaaaattcaagCTTTTCGgattaaaaaaactgaaaaataatAATTGTGCAAGTAAACAAGAATGTTAcgtgtatgtgtgtaaaatttcagaacGAAAAACATGAAATGCaacctgtacaaaaaagacaaattcatgaccGGGAAAGATGAATAGCATCATATGTTAAAAAGCCTTAGATTTGTCTTTTTGCCACAGCCCTCGTCTCAACCTATTTTGCGctaaaaatttacacacatgtgtgttatgcctttatgtatatctgtgttttttcaaaaaaattgaaatatagaaaATATTAAATTTGTCGAAATTCGTATTTTTCAAAACCGAACTCCATGAAGCTCGGCCTCCAAAGTCAATGTTCGGTTGAATATAGCTATACGATCTAAACAATACGATAAAACGATCAAATCTGCCAGTACCCAGAAGCACGCGCACAGCCACCCTGCCATGGCAGGTCACATAAATCTACAACGCAGGTCACGTGAAACCATGCACGATATAATAAATGATATTTCAGTACAGCAAGCACGGACTGCGGGCATCTTCAATGCCAACCTGCAAAACACTTCCCGCATTCGTCGGCGGATAGGGGGACCAATCCGCAGATACAGATGCAGGACGTGGTCATCCAATgctagccgcatacattttcacaacaactGAAACCAATCGAACGAAATTCATTCAAACAAGTTCGGATTTCATATAAAAACAGCCCAATTTTATATAAACATACCGGATTTCATATAAATATGATGGATTTCACTACAAATACATCAAAACGGTCCTAGGCGGGCTCTAGAGTATAATTAATACCTTATATAAATAATCGCCGGCGTCCGGTCCCCGTCTCCGGCCATCAGCCCCGAGAACAGAAACTTCACCGTCTCCAGTTCCGCCTCGTCGCTCTCCAGCTCCGCCTCCGTGACCTCCACCTCCTAAGCCCTGGGAACTGAAGACTAATCGGCCGAAGATGCtgagcccaccaagcttggcgtggACGGAAGGGGAGGAGTTGTGGACTTCCTGAGACACGTGCAGCGACAACCTACCCGTGCACTAGTATTCCTCGCTGCCGGCGGCGCCCGCCGACGTgtcggcttcttcttcttcttcgtggtCGTGGCGCCGGGGCGCAGCCTCCTCCTTGTTGGTGTCGCCGAACAACGCCTCGCCCGCGTCGTCGTCACGCTCCTTGCCGGCGGCCACCACCTCCGCTACCAGCCGTCGGCACCGCCAGCGGGCGAGACGGATCTCACGGGCGGAGCGGTAGGACTCAAGCAGTGTCTCCTGCTCCGCCAGGTCCGCGTTCGACGCGACCGCCCTGCCGGCGGTgacctgctcctccgcctgcagatgctcctggaggaggttgtggttgtggttggcgtcggcctccgcctcccggaactgctcctcccgctcctcccgcaccatgtccatagggctggaaaaaaagctcaaAGCTCGCGAGTTAAACGAGTAGCTcatgactcggctcgaatcgactcgaactcgaacaatagtgagtcgagccgagctttagtttgAGATTGTTTACAAACCGAGTTAAACGAGCCGGTCCCATGGGTACTCGTGTAACTCCTCAGGCTCAGTAAAAAATCAGCGTTTTTTAGGGGTAGTAAAAAACAGCCACTAAACACCTTGCATCCCAGCACAGGCCCAGCCGGTCAAGGTCCAGCCACCGAGCAGACTCGCAcgtatatgacaatatatgtacaTGTTAAATTCCCAATTAACATTTTTATCGTATTTGTAAGattttatgttcatatctttaacgagcttaacaagctaaacgagccagctcacaagttatacgagtcgagccaatcttgaatttgagctcgttatagtaacgagtcgagtcgagctagctcgttaatgaaatgaGCTTTAGCGAGTCAagtcgagctggctcgactcgactcgaattccaccacatgatgtccatataatgggcacgggcctcgtcgatagtcatggtgcaatgcactggtgagagtagagcagaggaggagggtggccCTGGCTCGTCGGAGGAGGCGTCCTCCATTTGGACGTCCTTCGGCTGCCTGCCGGCCTGCCAGTAGGCAGCAATGGCGGCCATGACCTTCTTTTGCTTCGACGTAAGCCCGTCCCAGAGAGCTTTGGCCGCGGAAGGATCCATGGCGAGGAGTGATGTGGAGAGGGATGATTATGGCTATGGTTGGGGCACGATTTATATAGCACCGGTGGGCGGCAAACGGACAGGTGGCGCCGGACGGCAACCCCGTGCCATCAATGTGAGCAGCAGACGGACAGATGGGCGGCCATCGTGTCGTTTGAATGCGCGACAgtcgcctgcaccaggaagcggcgcgggcggtgCTCTATCGGCCGGCGCCAGTGAGCG
Protein-coding regions in this window:
- the LOC123169160 gene encoding putative ubiquitin-like-specific protease 1B, whose product is MECLRLTSVSSPGDACSRMQAAAVALRTAANSDELLACLLHHGRSLVLDNTDIQQPDAAAEAPFFLPNANLKEPAEKMVNVHRPLSDVHHEMDDIYPVCSVMPSQSITDKNHNVIVTLDRSQQSHANPSGKKSVINTSRRFTVPVSAADTTVEAKLSNDSSDEQITDERKSNVSCSQLCNKDDNASNSIISSANPHDNRSSDYTPASKVQYVIKVSTSSSRRKKPPHDPRRVLLPSNPPVPETNRFPVSALERRYYAVFCRLARSERYQCMTAIIYRKVRCSYLSLGQSLMPGGHVNNFLISVFCRKLFDDCHPSVSKKHYFFSYIGENILKYHNKDQFKLIQNTFKGASLAKEIDACELLFFPICHCKHWFLFVVDLQNCQFVFMDSLFRKKSRYQVVVSEMLVGNFKHLWKLIVDSEYSFDNFRIVYPAMPRQGNGNDCGVFVMKCMEIWTPRVVLHDYFSRVNIPNIRIQYTNQLFFSSKNTADKSLVTHLLREGKFHLVRKSVTSESNVSQ